One region of Eupeodes corollae chromosome 1, idEupCoro1.1, whole genome shotgun sequence genomic DNA includes:
- the LOC129942355 gene encoding uncharacterized protein LOC129942355: MAKKGGAQQLQAEINTDEELYKFLERPGVLVLDVYSEWCGPCLAMVGSLRKIKLELGGDNLHLAICKSDTIKALKRFRNKSEPTWLFACQGKCVNLMFGTDVPCLMKLIAEELKNIGKTGRTFYDITELQPEERARRDVIEKALAEAHQKEVEEAKREKLDYLMFVTDEIRKNLPDMGVTIFGPHVSRDVYKKLMEVAETQKIQCKDRRTGPLLPEHFDIINFACENPIDPEVLEHMYNKDLLICFWKISDTDTRALPEIFITYSHELTHPRKVVLETGEIDPDHVLPPILNPLEIKIAKKFDGMPEKENPTAPLDNITEVDDILTELVGDEPLPGEEIEENEENDTEENDTNKKPEEIASVASTAASTDAQIILVPPIWVPTDVRTHATLIYVFFRAQAATFLPPDPVPDPPHVIMAFDAYKKKDIFEIVQKNKNDVLLYGFFTSDNPDKATLIANSLAKYDAKPPQISDKLVLKVAKRTSHTMLEFGVYGPSYVSANTVVGKEEALKLFPEGYVNVETPEEEEPEVEEETTKKRKKSKSKPVESSEPDKEADANVSTPEGEGNETQESPRQQATNEEN; encoded by the exons ATGGCTAAGAAAGGAGGAGCCCAACAATTGCAGGCCGAGATAAACACTGACGAAGAATTATACAAGTTCCTTGAAAGACCAGGAGTTCTAG TTCTAGATGTCTATTCGGAATGGTGCGGACCATGCCTGGCAATGGTTGGTAGTTTAAGGAAGATCAAACTAGAACTAGGAGGAGATAATCTTCATTTAGCTATA tgcaAATCCGATACCATTAAGGCTCTTAAACGTTTTCGAAACAAAAGTGAGCCAACATGGCTTTTTGCATGTCAAGGAAAGTGCGTCAATTTAATGTTCGGGACAGATGTCCCGTGTCTTATGAAGCTAATAGctgaggaattgaaaaatataggAAAAACTGGCCGAACTTTCTACGACATAACCGAACTTCAACCTGAAGAAAGAGCTCGAAGGGATGTCATAGAAAAAGCTTTAGCTGAGGCCCATCAAAAAGAAGTCGAAGAAgctaaacgtgaaaaactggaCTATCTTATGTTTGTTACCGATGAAATAAGGAAAAACCTACCCGACATGGGGGTAACAATCTTTGGACCACATGTGTCTCGTGATGTGTACAAGAAACTCATGGAAGTAGCTGAAACCCAAAAGATACAATGCAAGGATCGACGAACAGGACCTCTTTTGCCAGAACACTTTGACATAATAAATTTTGCGTGTGAAAATCCTATAGACCCAGAGGTTCTAGAGCATATGTACAACAAGGACTTGCTCATTTGCTTTTGGAAAATCTCAGACACTGATACTAGAGCATTGCCAGAAATTTTCATAACTTACTCCCATGAGCTAACTCATCCGAGGAAAGTCGTCTTGGAAACTGGAGAAATCGACCCAGATCATGTTTTGCCTCCGATACTCAATCCTCTGGAGATAAAAATTGCAAAGAAATTTGATGGTATGCCAGAAAAGGAGAATCCTACAGCTCCTCTTGATAATATAACAGAAGTCGACGACATTCTTACTGAACTTGTGGGCGATGAGCCACTCCCCGGCGAAGAGATTGAAGAGAACGAAGAAAACGACACTGAAGAAaatgatacaaacaaaaagcCTGAGGAAATTGCATCAGTTGCCTCTACAGCTGCGTCTACAGATGCACAAATAATCTTGGTGCCACCAATTTGGGTACCAACAGATGTTCGAACTCATGCAACGCTTATTTACGTTTTCTTTCGGGCTCAAGCTGCGACTTTTCTACCACCAGATCCCGTTCCCGATCCACCACATGTTATAATGGCATTCGATGCATACAAAAAGAAGGACATCTTTGAGATTGTGCAAAAGAACAAGAATGACGTATTGCTTTATGGATTCTTCACAAGCGATAATCCAGACAAAGCTACATTGATAGCTAACTCTTTGGCAAAGTACGACGCCAAACCACCACAAAT ATCTGACAAACTTGTTCTTAAAGTAGCAAAGAGGACTAGCCATACTATGTTAGAATTTGGTGTTTATGGTCCTTCATATGTTAGTGCTAACACCGTTGTTGGCAAAGAAGAAGCTCTAAAACTCTTCCCTGAAGGCTATGTTAATGTCGAAACTCCTGAGGAAGAAGAACCTGAAGTTGAAGAAGAAACAACAAAGAAGAGGAAAAAG TCTAAGTCAAAACCTGTAGAAAGTTCAGAACCTGATAAAGAAGCTGATGCAAACGTTTCCACCCCTGAGGGTGAGGGAaatgaaa CGCAAGAATCTCCAAGGCAACAAGCAACAAATGAAGAAAACTAA